From a region of the Halanaerobium hydrogeniformans genome:
- a CDS encoding DJ-1 family glyoxalase III, with amino-acid sequence MGKILIPLAEGFEEIEAVTNIDVLRRAGLEVVTAGIGGREIMGDHAIKVEADEKIENIDSADISAVVLPGGMPGAANLRDSEELLEIIRDVNNRGDLCAAICAAPIVLEAAGILEGKKATSYPGFDEEMQSADYQEKKLVIDGNIITSRGPGLALEFALNIVEYLVDSDKSEQLKNAMLFQG; translated from the coding sequence ATGGGAAAAATTTTAATTCCACTTGCTGAAGGTTTTGAAGAAATAGAGGCGGTTACCAATATCGATGTTTTAAGAAGAGCTGGTCTTGAGGTTGTTACTGCAGGAATTGGTGGCAGAGAAATCATGGGAGATCATGCTATAAAAGTAGAAGCAGATGAAAAAATCGAGAATATTGACAGTGCCGATATTTCTGCGGTGGTTTTACCTGGTGGTATGCCTGGAGCTGCTAACTTAAGAGATAGTGAAGAACTCTTAGAGATAATCAGGGATGTTAATAATAGAGGTGACCTGTGTGCAGCGATTTGTGCTGCTCCAATTGTTTTAGAAGCAGCAGGAATATTAGAAGGTAAAAAAGCTACCAGTTATCCAGGTTTTGATGAAGAGATGCAGTCTGCTGATTATCAGGAAAAAAAGCTTGTTATAGATGGTAATATTATAACCTCTCGTGGCCCTGGACTTGCCCTTGAGTTTGCTCTAAATATAGTTGAGTATTTAGTAGATAGTGATAAAAGTGAGCAGCTAAAAAATGCGATGCTCTTTCAGGGCTAA
- a CDS encoding HAD family hydrolase produces the protein MIKNIVFDLGNVLLDFDPESYLADLEYDEQQKMEIKKAVFASPEWLQLDRGSLNFAEAKKKMIARNPHLAPEIENVVDGWEKILSLKEDTLLILKELAQKDYQLYVLSNFHQKAFAYVHEKYDFFSYFSGIVISSEVGMIKPEKEIYSYLLNEYQLKAEETLFIDDTLANIEAAQSKGIKGIHFQTAEMLKEELQYYFESVESLGE, from the coding sequence ATGATTAAAAATATAGTGTTTGACCTGGGGAATGTCCTCTTAGACTTTGATCCGGAAAGTTATTTGGCTGATCTAGAGTATGATGAACAGCAAAAAATGGAAATTAAAAAAGCTGTTTTTGCCAGTCCCGAATGGCTGCAGCTGGACAGGGGAAGCCTTAACTTTGCTGAAGCTAAAAAGAAAATGATCGCGAGAAATCCCCATTTAGCGCCTGAGATAGAAAATGTAGTGGATGGCTGGGAAAAAATACTTAGTTTGAAAGAAGATACTCTTTTAATTTTAAAAGAGCTGGCTCAAAAAGATTATCAGCTTTATGTGCTTTCTAATTTTCATCAGAAAGCTTTTGCTTATGTTCATGAAAAATATGATTTTTTCAGTTATTTTTCTGGGATTGTTATTTCTTCTGAGGTAGGGATGATCAAACCAGAAAAAGAAATTTATTCTTATTTATTAAATGAATATCAATTAAAAGCAGAAGAAACTTTATTTATTGATGATACACTGGCTAACATTGAAGCAGCTCAAAGCAAGGGGATAAAAGGAATTCATTTTCAAACAGCAGAAATGTTAAAAGAAGAGTTGCAATATTATTTCGAATCAGTAGAATCTTTAGGGGAGTGA
- a CDS encoding mechanosensitive ion channel family protein, with protein sequence MFEGIEPDYVYHQLIEIIENYLLVRTNLIELIIFLIMIFAAYFLSKITATRIEELLKKIKFFKENKIKRAVNRLLLPLILMLLISAYYVIAAVLNLPLAVISIFANLVTAWLIVKSITLFFPKKKMFKFLSVLIWIIAALRILNIYEETISFLDSLAFRSGNLRVSVLLIAQSLIIFSILLWAADRISRIVSRQINKNTDLTPSVRVLLNKIAKFLIFTAAALFALSSLGIDLGAFAFLGGAVGVGLGFGLQKIVSNFISGIIILADKSIKPGDVVEIGDVYGWVRELDTRFVSVVTQAGKEFLIPNEDFITKKVINWSYSDNLVRVNVEVGVSYDSDLRLVEELILKASEGKKRILDSPKPSCLLMEFADSSVNFELRFWISDPQNGIHSIQSDVLLSIWDNFKEHDIEIPFPQRDYHLRSMSESISESINKNLAGLGKNSKQEDNIEQE encoded by the coding sequence ATGTTTGAAGGCATCGAACCGGATTATGTTTATCATCAATTAATTGAAATTATAGAAAATTATCTTTTGGTTCGAACAAATTTAATAGAATTAATTATTTTTCTTATAATGATTTTTGCAGCTTATTTTTTAAGCAAAATAACTGCAACTAGAATAGAAGAATTACTTAAAAAAATAAAGTTTTTTAAAGAAAATAAGATAAAAAGGGCTGTTAATAGACTGTTATTGCCTTTAATTTTAATGCTTTTGATTTCTGCTTATTATGTTATTGCAGCTGTTTTAAATCTACCATTAGCAGTAATCAGTATTTTTGCGAATCTTGTTACAGCCTGGTTGATCGTCAAATCTATAACTCTGTTTTTTCCTAAAAAGAAAATGTTTAAATTTCTATCAGTTTTAATTTGGATAATTGCCGCTTTAAGAATTCTTAATATTTATGAAGAAACGATTAGCTTTTTGGATAGTCTTGCTTTTAGAAGTGGCAACCTGAGAGTCTCAGTTTTACTTATTGCCCAGTCGTTAATTATTTTCAGTATATTATTATGGGCTGCTGATAGAATAAGCAGGATCGTTAGTAGACAGATTAATAAAAATACGGACCTTACTCCTTCGGTCAGGGTTTTATTAAATAAAATTGCTAAATTTTTGATCTTCACCGCTGCAGCTTTATTTGCCTTAAGTTCACTGGGAATTGATTTAGGTGCTTTTGCCTTCCTTGGTGGTGCTGTTGGTGTTGGTTTAGGTTTCGGGCTGCAGAAAATTGTATCTAATTTTATCAGTGGAATAATTATCTTGGCTGATAAATCCATTAAACCCGGGGATGTTGTAGAAATCGGTGATGTTTATGGCTGGGTTAGGGAACTTGATACCCGTTTCGTCTCTGTGGTTACCCAGGCAGGCAAGGAATTTCTGATTCCAAATGAGGATTTTATAACTAAAAAGGTAATTAACTGGTCATATAGTGATAACCTGGTTCGGGTTAATGTAGAAGTTGGTGTTTCCTATGATAGTGATTTAAGACTGGTTGAAGAACTGATTCTAAAAGCTTCAGAGGGGAAAAAAAGAATCTTGGATTCTCCTAAACCAAGCTGTTTGCTGATGGAATTTGCTGATAGCTCTGTAAACTTTGAGCTGCGATTCTGGATTAGTGATCCACAAAATGGGATCCATTCAATTCAAAGTGATGTACTCTTATCCATCTGGGATAATTTTAAAGAACATGATATAGAAATTCCATTTCCGCAGAGAGATTATCATCTTAGATCTATGTCTGAATCTATATCTGAATCTATTAACAAAAATTTGGCTGGTTTGGGCAAAAATTCAAAACAAGAAGATAATATTGAGCAAGAATAA
- the glgP gene encoding alpha-glucan family phosphorylase gives MNNSKPHTAYFCMEYGLDEDMRIYAGGLGILAGDILKAAKEYSYPITGIGLLWKKGYSKQVINKDGRPVDKHPIQKRNYEHAVDTGEKVTVKVKDQDVTLKIWKVDKFDNATLYLLDANLAENKKFQNITDGLYDGFNEKRIAQEIVLGIGGVKAIRKLGLNIDIYHFNEGHAALAGTELIREKMENGMDFHEAWKTVKEDIVFTTHTPVKEGNEAHSLDSLEKMGAFNSLTREQMKEIGDSPFGMTVAGLRLSRISNGVAKLHGQTAREMWKDVTGKSPIISITNGVHRSTWVDKRIRDNVDNKEKIVEKHQEMKNELVDYIKETNGAQLDPNKLIIGFARRATAYKRPNLIFQKSDVIDPYLECGDIQLVFSGKAHPTDDNGKNIVANIVKKAKQFPNSVVFLEDYNMETGRMLTRGVDVWLNNPRKPLEASGTSGMKAAMNGGLNLSILDGWWVEGCEHGINGWQFGDGYEGEGQDESDLYALYRVLFNDVIPTFYANKDRWQDMMFESVQSTYERFSAKKMVERYYEEMYVSE, from the coding sequence ATGAACAACAGCAAACCCCATACAGCATATTTTTGTATGGAATATGGTTTAGATGAAGATATGAGGATTTATGCAGGTGGACTAGGAATCTTGGCAGGAGACATTTTAAAGGCAGCAAAAGAATATTCTTATCCTATTACAGGAATTGGTCTTTTGTGGAAAAAAGGATATTCTAAGCAGGTTATAAATAAAGATGGACGTCCTGTTGATAAACATCCTATCCAAAAAAGAAATTATGAACATGCAGTTGATACAGGAGAAAAAGTTACCGTAAAAGTTAAGGATCAAGATGTAACACTTAAAATCTGGAAAGTTGATAAATTTGATAATGCAACCCTTTACCTTCTCGATGCTAACTTAGCTGAAAACAAGAAATTCCAGAACATAACTGACGGACTTTATGATGGTTTTAATGAAAAAAGAATTGCTCAGGAGATTGTTCTGGGAATTGGTGGAGTTAAGGCAATTAGAAAATTAGGCCTTAACATTGATATTTATCACTTCAATGAAGGACATGCAGCTTTAGCAGGTACAGAATTAATCAGAGAAAAAATGGAAAACGGAATGGATTTCCATGAAGCCTGGAAAACTGTTAAAGAAGATATTGTCTTTACAACCCACACCCCTGTTAAAGAAGGTAATGAGGCTCATAGCTTAGATAGCTTAGAAAAAATGGGTGCCTTTAATAGCCTGACAAGAGAACAGATGAAAGAAATTGGAGACAGCCCTTTTGGAATGACAGTGGCAGGCTTACGCCTCTCTAGAATCTCTAATGGTGTTGCAAAATTACACGGTCAAACAGCTCGAGAAATGTGGAAAGATGTTACAGGAAAATCACCAATAATCTCAATTACGAATGGTGTACACAGAAGTACCTGGGTTGACAAAAGAATTAGAGATAATGTTGATAACAAGGAGAAAATTGTTGAAAAACATCAAGAGATGAAAAATGAATTGGTAGATTATATAAAAGAAACTAATGGAGCACAACTTGATCCCAATAAGCTTATTATTGGTTTTGCAAGAAGAGCTACAGCATATAAAAGACCAAATCTTATTTTTCAAAAATCAGATGTGATCGATCCTTATTTAGAATGTGGTGATATTCAATTAGTATTCTCAGGTAAAGCACATCCAACAGATGATAATGGTAAAAACATCGTAGCTAATATTGTTAAAAAAGCAAAACAATTCCCAAATAGTGTAGTTTTCTTAGAAGATTATAATATGGAAACTGGAAGAATGCTGACCCGTGGTGTTGATGTATGGCTGAACAACCCCCGTAAACCTCTAGAAGCAAGTGGTACTTCAGGTATGAAAGCTGCCATGAATGGTGGTCTCAACCTCAGTATACTTGATGGTTGGTGGGTCGAAGGTTGTGAGCACGGGATTAACGGCTGGCAATTTGGAGATGGCTATGAAGGTGAAGGCCAGGATGAAAGTGATCTTTACGCTCTCTATAGGGTTCTATTCAATGATGTAATTCCTACCTTTTATGCAAACAAAGATCGCTGGCAGGATATGATGTTTGAAAGTGTGCAATCAACTTATGAAAGATTTTCTGCTAAAAAAATGGTGGAAAGATATTATGAAGAAATGTATGTTAGTGAATAA